The Ovis aries strain OAR_USU_Benz2616 breed Rambouillet chromosome 6, ARS-UI_Ramb_v3.0, whole genome shotgun sequence genome includes a window with the following:
- the MFSD10 gene encoding major facilitator superfamily domain-containing protein 10: MGCGAGGSCTPRPPIRQQPAPETRVVAVVFLGLLLDLLAFTLLLPLLPGLLESHGRAHDPLYGSWQRGVDWFAAAIGMPAEKRYNSVLFGGLIGSVFSLLQFLSAPLTGAVSDCLGRRPGMLLSLAGVATSYAAWAASKSFAAFLASRVIGGISKGNVSLCTAIVADLGSPSARSKGMAVIGVAFSLGFTLGPTLGAFLPSETVPCLALLFAISDLLFIWCFLPETLPPQKRAPSVSLGFRAAVDLLSPLALLRFSAVARGPDPPTGVRLGSLRGLGLVYFLYLFLFSGLEFTLSFLVHQRFQFSRVEQGKMFFFIGLTMATIQGAYARRIRPGREIAAVKRAILLLIPASLFVGWGHTLPILGLGLLLYSWAAAVVVPCLSSVVAGYGSPRQKGTVMGTLRSLGALARAVGPVVAASAYWLAGARVCYTVCAALFLLPFSILRTLSPAARTLKAE, encoded by the exons ATGGGCTGTGGAGCCGGCGGGAGCTGCACGCCGCGCCCGCCCATCCGCCAGCAGCCGGCACCAGAAACCCGCGTGGTCGCTGTGGTCTTCCTTGGCCTCCTGCTGGACCTCCTGGCCTTCACCCTGCTGCTACCCCTGCTGCCTGGGCTGCTGGAGAGCCACGGCCGTGCCCAC GACCCGCTCTACGGCTCCTGGCAGCGCGGGGTGGACTGGTTTGCAGCAGCCATAGGGATGCCAGCGGAGAAGAGATACAACAGCGTCCTGTTCGGAG GTCTGATCGGCTCCGTTTTCTCGCTCCTGCAGTTCCTCTCAGCACCACTCACAGGGGCCGTGTCTGACTGCCTGGGGAGGCGCCCGGGGATGCTGCTGTCCCTG GCAGGTGTGGCCACCTCCTACGCCGCGTGGGCCGCCTCGAAGAGCTTTGCGGCCTTCCTGGCCTCCAGGGTGATAGGCGGCATCAGCAAGGGGAACGTTAGCCTCTGCACCGCCATCGTTGCCGACCTGGGCTCACCATCTGCCCGCAGCAAGGGCATG GCAGTCATCGGGGTGGCCTTTTCTCTGGGTTTCACTCTGGGCCCCACCCTGGGAGCCTTCCTGCCCTCGGAGACGGTGCCTTGCCTGGCCCTGCTCTTTGCCATCTCTGACTTGCTGTTCATCTGGTGCTTCTTGCCAGAGACGCTGCCCCCACAGAAGCGG GCGCCGTCCGTCTCCCTGGGGTTCCGGGCGGCCGTGGACCTGCTCAGCCCTCTGGCCCTGCTCCGCTTCTCGGCTGTGGCACGGGGCCCAGACCCGCCCACTGGAGTCA GGCTTGGCAGCCTGCGCGGCCTGGGCCTGGTCTACTTCCTCTACCTGTTCCTGTTCTCGGGCCTGGAGTTCACGCTCAGCTTCCTGGTGCACCAGCGCTTCCAGTTCAGCAG GGTAGAACAGGGGAAGATGTTTTTCTTCATCGGTCTCACCATGGCCACCATCCAGGGAGCCTATGCCCGGCGGATCCGCCCTGGCAGGGAGATCGCGGCTGTGAAGCGG GCCATCCTGCTGCTCATCCCCGCCTCCCTCTTCGTCGGCTGGGGACACACGCTGCCCATCCTGGGCCTGGGGCTGCTCCTCTACTCCTGGG CCGCAGCCGTCGTGGTCCCCTGCCTGTCCTCCGTGGTCGCCGGCTACG GCTCGCCCCGGCAGAAGGGCACGGTCATGGGCACGCTGCGGAGCCTGGGCGCCCTGGCCAGGGCCGTGGGGCCCGTGGTGGCCGCCTCAG CGTACTGGCTGGCCGGCGCCCGCGTCTGCTACACCGTGTGCGCGGCGCTCTTCCTGCTCCCCTTCTCCATCCTGCGGACCCTGAGCCCGGCGGCGCGGACACTCAAGGCCGAGTAG